The Fusarium graminearum PH-1 chromosome 2, whole genome shotgun sequence genome includes a region encoding these proteins:
- a CDS encoding ubiquitin-conjugating enzyme E2-17 kDa: MTPPKIRFLTKIFHPNVDKLGRICLDVLKNNWSPALQIRTILLSIQALLGAPNPDDPLAADVAKSWKEDEQAAIATAKEWTAQYAKP, translated from the exons ATGACACCTCCCAAGATCCGATTCCTTACCAAAATCTTCCACCCTAACGTTGATAAGCTTGGTCGCATTTGTCTTGACGTTCTTAAGA ACAACTGGTCTCCCGCCCTTCAGATCCGAACTATCCTTCTCTCGATCCAAGCTCTTCTCGGTGCCCCTAACCCCGACGATCCCCTCGCTGCCGATGTTGCCAAGAGTTGGAAGGAGGACGAACAGGCGGCTATCGCTACCGCCAAGGAGTGGACTGCCCAGTACGCGAAGCCTTGA
- a CDS encoding ATP synthase subunit D protein: protein MATRSAALKLDWTKVTSSLGLRGQTVASLQAFKKRNEDVRRKVQQLQEQPTTVDFSQYRSVLKNQAIIDEIEKRFNAFKPVTYDVSRQLKAIDAFEAEAVKNAEATKQAVDLELKDLAATLKNIEEARPFEDLTVDEVAAAEKSIDEKTDQLVSKGRWMVPGYKEKFGDLAMV, encoded by the exons ATGGCGACT CGAAGCGCAGctctcaagcttgactgGACCAAGGTCACCAGCTCCCTCGGTCTCCGTGGCCAGACTGTTGCCTCCCTGCAGGCCTTCAAGAAGCGCAACGAGGACGTCCGCCGCAAGGTCCAGCAGCTCCAGGAGCAGCCCACCACCGTCGACTTCTCCCAGTATCGATCcgtcctcaagaaccaggccatcatcgacgagatcgagaagcgatTCAACGCCTTCAAGCCCGTTACCTACGATGTCAGCCGACAGCTGAAGGCCATCGATGCCTTCGAGGCTGAGGCCGTCAAGAACGCCGAGGCCACCAAGCAGGCCGTCGACCTCGAGCTCAAGGACCTCGCCGCTACCCTGAAGAACATCGAGGAGGCCCGACCATTCGAGGACCTCACTGTC GACGAGGTTGCCGCTGCCGAGAAGTCtatcgacgagaagaccGACCAGCTCGTTTCCAAGGGCCGATGGATGGTGCCAGGCTACAAG GAGAAGTTTGGCGACTTGGCTATGGTTTAG